Proteins from a genomic interval of Nostoc sp. TCL240-02:
- a CDS encoding ABC transporter substrate-binding protein, with protein sequence MSNYLRRLLFVLFVGIIALVGCQSILPVIKENQVIHLTLWQGVNPPPNRDVLQKLVDKFNQSHPNIQVESLYIGQQDQQTPKILAAVVGNAPPDLLWYNPTIAGQLVELNALLPLDEMLEKSPIKAEIDPALYGSMKYNGKIWSVPFATNNVGIFYRPSLFKAAGITELPRTWQEFAQVAKKLTRDTNGDGRTDQYGMFLPLGKGEFTVFTWLPFMWSGGGELVSGDSQNAAAVNLQNNQGAIAALQFWRDLITEGSAILSGPERGYETDDLLSGKVAMQLNGPWTLGQFQETGVDFDVFPIPVGQKPATVIGGENLFFFKTTPKRQIAAFKFVEYALSEEFQTELALGTGYLPVNLKSRESPKYQDFVKKIPQVKVFLDQAKYGRSRPIFPGYNRISDSVGRAIESVLLGKSLPADSLKATQQRLDLIFK encoded by the coding sequence GTGTCAAATTATCTTAGGAGATTACTGTTTGTATTATTCGTAGGCATAATAGCTTTAGTTGGATGTCAAAGTATTCTACCTGTTATTAAGGAAAATCAAGTAATTCATTTAACCCTGTGGCAAGGTGTAAATCCGCCGCCAAATCGGGATGTGCTGCAAAAGCTGGTAGACAAATTTAATCAATCCCACCCAAATATTCAGGTAGAGTCGCTTTATATTGGGCAACAGGATCAGCAAACGCCCAAGATTTTAGCAGCAGTAGTAGGAAATGCACCCCCAGATTTATTGTGGTACAATCCGACGATCGCAGGTCAATTGGTAGAACTCAATGCACTTTTACCTTTGGATGAAATGCTGGAGAAATCTCCAATCAAAGCCGAAATTGACCCCGCTTTGTATGGATCGATGAAATACAACGGTAAAATTTGGTCTGTGCCCTTTGCTACAAATAATGTTGGTATTTTTTACCGCCCAAGTTTGTTTAAGGCGGCAGGGATTACTGAATTACCCAGGACTTGGCAGGAGTTTGCACAAGTTGCCAAGAAATTAACTCGTGATACCAATGGTGATGGCCGAACCGATCAATATGGGATGTTTCTACCTTTGGGGAAGGGAGAATTTACAGTGTTCACCTGGTTGCCGTTTATGTGGAGTGGCGGTGGTGAGTTAGTAAGTGGTGATTCACAGAATGCAGCAGCAGTAAATTTGCAAAATAATCAAGGCGCGATCGCAGCTTTGCAATTCTGGCGTGATTTAATTACGGAAGGTTCCGCCATTTTATCTGGCCCAGAACGAGGTTATGAGACAGATGACTTGCTCAGTGGTAAAGTTGCAATGCAATTAAATGGCCCTTGGACTCTGGGGCAATTTCAAGAGACTGGTGTCGATTTTGATGTTTTTCCCATTCCTGTTGGACAAAAACCTGCTACTGTTATTGGTGGTGAGAATCTCTTCTTTTTCAAAACTACACCGAAACGTCAAATAGCAGCCTTTAAGTTTGTTGAGTATGCTTTGAGTGAAGAATTTCAGACAGAATTAGCATTGGGAACTGGTTATTTGCCAGTGAATTTGAAATCTCGTGAAAGTCCAAAATATCAGGATTTTGTCAAAAAAATACCACAGGTGAAGGTATTTTTAGATCAAGCTAAATATGGGCGATCGCGTCCCATATTTCCTGGTTATAATCGGATTTCTGACAGTGTAGGCCGGGCGATTGAATCTGTATTGTTGGGTAAAAGTTTGCCAGCAGACTCACTCAAAGCAACACAGCAACGTTTGGATTTGATTTTCAAGTGA
- a CDS encoding metallophosphoesterase, with protein MKLISDPPIPVKIQKMKERVRWMHPSFVQRGIDQTRMVIDDRREDSPEFSFMVIGDSGTKSHSRHHPQRKVAELMLPHRDDCSFVLHTGDVIYVVGSQEYYSRSFIEPYREFIVGGDNPKSIPYDRMVFNMPFLPVPGNHDYYDVPLIYRLLTGTTSSLRRLFRYKDIEIGWHGSYQGNAYARAFMDYTQAIASPQELERHLDKHYTAKTDTGRCLRYEPGQFTRLPNRYYTFRYGGIDFFALDSNTFNTPSPLPATEEGEIYRRELQKRRQEIDREELQILGICDALNPDKPAEAEELDELSAKLDQINEIKIDIEKQLASHKMPAIDFEQLEWLRSRLIESWNTSEVRGRIIFFHHPPFVTEATKWNQAQTLAVRHRLRWVFEQVAENLGSLIKERPIVDLILNGHAHCLEHLRTTDTGFADSHINCIISGGSGHRPRYQRRKGTELMETFTDIAGKPTRKVADSTLFVGRHDDNFQNRLPYSCVRIDVLDGSPPKFIIRPLVTERIEDEWYNRELEPFVI; from the coding sequence ATGAAATTGATTTCCGATCCACCGATTCCTGTAAAAATTCAAAAGATGAAGGAACGGGTGCGGTGGATGCATCCAAGTTTTGTGCAACGGGGAATTGACCAAACCAGAATGGTTATTGACGATCGTAGGGAAGATAGTCCAGAATTTTCCTTTATGGTTATTGGTGATTCCGGCACCAAATCCCATTCTCGCCATCATCCTCAACGAAAAGTTGCCGAATTGATGCTTCCTCACCGGGATGATTGCAGTTTTGTGTTGCACACAGGTGATGTAATCTATGTGGTTGGTTCTCAAGAATATTATTCAAGAAGCTTTATTGAGCCTTACCGGGAATTTATTGTAGGTGGTGACAACCCGAAAAGCATTCCTTATGACCGTATGGTGTTTAATATGCCATTCTTGCCAGTACCAGGTAATCATGATTATTACGATGTACCGTTGATATACCGTTTATTGACTGGCACAACATCTTCATTACGTCGCCTGTTCCGCTACAAAGATATCGAGATTGGCTGGCATGGATCGTATCAAGGGAATGCTTATGCACGGGCATTTATGGACTATACTCAAGCGATCGCTTCCCCGCAAGAATTAGAACGTCATTTAGATAAACACTATACTGCTAAAACTGACACAGGGCGGTGTTTGCGTTACGAACCTGGACAGTTTACCCGCTTACCCAATCGCTATTACACCTTTCGTTATGGCGGTATTGACTTTTTTGCGCTGGATTCTAATACCTTTAATACACCATCACCTTTACCTGCAACTGAAGAGGGAGAAATTTACCGCCGGGAATTGCAAAAGCGTCGCCAGGAAATAGATCGAGAAGAATTGCAGATATTGGGAATATGCGATGCCCTCAACCCAGATAAACCTGCTGAAGCTGAAGAACTCGATGAACTTAGCGCCAAATTAGACCAAATAAACGAAATCAAAATCGATATTGAAAAACAGTTGGCATCTCATAAAATGCCTGCGATCGACTTTGAACAACTTGAATGGTTGCGAAGCAGACTAATCGAATCTTGGAACACTTCCGAAGTGCGCGGACGTATAATATTTTTCCACCATCCGCCATTCGTTACAGAAGCTACTAAGTGGAATCAGGCACAAACCTTGGCGGTTCGTCACCGTTTGCGCTGGGTGTTTGAACAAGTGGCAGAAAATCTTGGTTCTCTAATTAAAGAACGTCCCATAGTCGATTTAATTTTAAATGGTCACGCTCACTGTTTGGAGCATCTTCGCACAACTGATACCGGATTTGCTGACTCTCACATTAACTGTATTATCTCTGGTGGTAGCGGTCATCGTCCTCGCTATCAAAGGCGAAAGGGGACTGAATTGATGGAGACTTTTACAGATATTGCAGGTAAACCCACTCGGAAAGTTGCTGATTCAACGCTTTTTGTAGGTCGTCATGATGACAATTTTCAGAACCGCCTACCTTACTCATGTGTGCGGATTGATGTTTTGGATGGTAGCCCACCCAAGTTTATCATCAGACCGTTGGTAACTGAACGGATTGAAGATGAGTGGTATAACCGCGAACTTGAACCATTTGTAATTTAA
- a CDS encoding FAD-dependent hydroxylase, translating into MALTQLEQPLSPQPTPPDLRGYEYDLVIVGGGIIGLTLASALKDSGLSILLIEAKVASAAVAKGQAYAVHQLSALIYQGIGVWDRMLPQIAKYCRVRLSDADYPNVVEFTTDDIHTAELGYVAEHQALLQPLQEFVQNCPNVTYLCPAEVVNTNYQQDIVEIDIKIADQLCTLRSKLLIAADGARSPIRQAAGIKTSGWKYWQSCIVAFVKPEKPHNNTAYERFWSSGPFAILPLPENRCRIVWTAPHEEAKALCALDDEQFLRELTRRYGDQMGKLELLGDRFVFQVQLMQSDRYVLPRLALIGDAAHNCHPVGGQGLNLGIRDAAALAQVLQTAHQAGKDIGDIQILKGYERWRKLENLTILGFTDLLDRMFSNNFLPVVMVRRLGLWFLQRVPFLKVFMLKLMIGLKGRTPELAKR; encoded by the coding sequence ATGGCCCTAACGCAGCTTGAGCAACCTCTCTCCCCTCAACCAACACCGCCAGACTTGCGGGGATATGAATATGATTTGGTAATTGTCGGCGGTGGGATTATTGGGTTAACTCTAGCCTCTGCTTTAAAAGATTCTGGCTTGAGTATCTTGCTGATTGAGGCGAAAGTCGCATCAGCGGCGGTAGCTAAGGGACAAGCTTATGCAGTTCATCAGCTTTCGGCGCTAATTTACCAAGGAATTGGAGTTTGGGACAGAATGTTGCCTCAAATCGCCAAATATTGCCGAGTTCGTCTTTCTGATGCCGATTATCCCAATGTGGTGGAATTTACCACAGATGATATACATACAGCAGAATTGGGTTATGTGGCGGAACACCAAGCGCTGTTGCAGCCTTTACAGGAGTTTGTCCAAAATTGTCCAAATGTGACTTATCTGTGTCCGGCTGAAGTGGTAAATACGAATTACCAGCAGGATATAGTGGAGATAGATATTAAAATTGCCGATCAGTTATGCACACTTCGCAGCAAATTACTGATAGCAGCAGATGGGGCGCGATCGCCAATTCGTCAAGCTGCTGGTATCAAAACCTCCGGCTGGAAATATTGGCAGTCTTGTATCGTGGCATTTGTCAAACCAGAAAAGCCGCACAATAACACCGCTTACGAAAGATTTTGGTCTAGCGGTCCCTTTGCGATTTTACCTTTACCAGAGAACCGTTGCCGCATTGTGTGGACAGCCCCACATGAAGAAGCAAAAGCTTTGTGTGCCTTAGATGATGAGCAATTTTTAAGAGAACTCACCCGTCGCTATGGCGATCAAATGGGGAAATTGGAATTACTAGGCGATCGCTTTGTATTCCAGGTACAACTCATGCAAAGCGATCGCTATGTTCTCCCCCGACTGGCATTAATTGGTGATGCGGCGCACAATTGCCATCCTGTGGGTGGACAAGGTTTAAATCTGGGGATTCGGGATGCAGCAGCTTTGGCGCAAGTTCTACAAACAGCGCACCAAGCGGGTAAAGATATTGGCGACATTCAGATTCTTAAAGGTTATGAACGCTGGCGTAAGTTGGAAAACCTGACGATTTTAGGTTTCACCGATTTATTAGATCGGATGTTTTCTAATAACTTCTTACCTGTAGTGATGGTTCGTCGCTTGGGTTTATGGTTTTTGCAACGAGTTCCTTTCTTAAAGGTATTTATGCTGAAATTGATGATTGGCTTGAAAGGACGGACTCCAGAATTGGCAAAACGATAA
- a CDS encoding YebC/PmpR family DNA-binding transcriptional regulator: MAGHSKWANIKRQKAVVDAKKGKTFTQLSRAIIVAARSGVPDPALNFQLRTAIDKAKAASIPNDNIERAIAKGAGTFGGDNAIFEAIRYEGYGPCGVAILIEAFTDNRNRTAADLRVAFSKNGGNLGETGCVSWMFDQKGVCVVQSVIDEEQLLEASLEGGAESYEMAEDEMAEVFTDIGNLETLSQTLKNQGFKVTDAEFCWIPSNSVEVTDPDQARSLFKLIDTLEGLDDVQNVTSNFEIAEELMTFSFS; encoded by the coding sequence ATGGCAGGACATAGTAAATGGGCAAATATTAAGCGCCAAAAAGCCGTAGTAGATGCAAAAAAGGGGAAAACCTTCACTCAGTTATCGCGGGCGATTATTGTGGCGGCTAGAAGCGGTGTACCAGATCCGGCGCTGAATTTTCAACTTCGCACGGCAATTGACAAGGCAAAAGCAGCGAGTATCCCCAATGATAATATTGAACGAGCGATCGCTAAAGGTGCAGGTACTTTTGGCGGTGATAACGCTATCTTTGAGGCGATTCGCTACGAAGGCTATGGCCCTTGTGGTGTAGCGATTTTAATCGAAGCCTTCACAGATAATCGCAATCGCACTGCTGCTGACTTGCGTGTAGCTTTTAGTAAAAATGGTGGCAATCTTGGTGAAACAGGTTGCGTTAGCTGGATGTTCGATCAAAAAGGCGTTTGTGTAGTGCAGAGTGTGATTGACGAAGAACAGCTTTTAGAAGCATCCCTCGAAGGCGGTGCTGAATCTTATGAGATGGCTGAAGATGAGATGGCTGAAGTTTTTACTGATATTGGCAATTTAGAAACCCTTAGTCAGACGCTCAAAAATCAAGGCTTTAAGGTAACTGATGCCGAATTTTGCTGGATTCCTAGTAATAGTGTAGAAGTTACCGATCCAGATCAGGCGCGATCGCTTTTCAAGTTAATTGATACTCTAGAAGGCTTGGATGACGTGCAAAATGTCACATCTAACTTTGAAATAGCAGAAGAATTGATGACTTTCAGCTTTTCTTAA